In a genomic window of Streptomyces pristinaespiralis:
- a CDS encoding quinone-dependent dihydroorotate dehydrogenase yields the protein MYKFFFDLVFKRMDPEQAHHLAFRWIRLAVRVPVLRTFAAAVLAPRFKELRTEALGLRMHGPFGLAAGFDKNAVAVDGMSMLGFDHVEIGTVTAQPQPGNPKKRLFRLVADRALINRMGFNNDGSAAVAERLAARREIFRTVVGVNIGKTKVVPEEEAVGDYVTSTERLAAHADYLVVNVSSPNTPGLRNLQATESLRPLLTAVREAADRTVTDRRVPLLVKIAPDLADEDVDAVADLALELGLDGIIATNTTIAREGLGLTSPAELVKETGGLSGRPVKERSLAVLRRLYARVGDRITLVGVGGIENAEDAWQRILAGATLVQGYSAFIYEGPFYARAIHKGLAARLAASPYATLAEAVGAETRKAAS from the coding sequence TGGACCCGGAGCAGGCCCACCACCTGGCCTTCCGCTGGATCCGGCTCGCGGTCCGCGTCCCCGTCCTGCGCACGTTCGCCGCCGCGGTCCTGGCGCCCCGCTTCAAGGAACTGCGCACCGAGGCGCTCGGCCTGCGGATGCACGGCCCCTTCGGTCTCGCGGCCGGTTTCGACAAGAACGCCGTCGCCGTCGACGGCATGTCGATGCTCGGCTTCGACCACGTCGAGATCGGCACGGTCACCGCGCAGCCGCAGCCCGGCAACCCCAAGAAGCGCCTCTTCCGGCTCGTCGCCGACCGCGCCCTGATCAACCGGATGGGCTTCAACAACGACGGCTCGGCCGCCGTGGCCGAGCGGCTCGCCGCCCGCCGCGAGATCTTCCGCACCGTCGTCGGCGTCAACATCGGCAAGACCAAGGTCGTCCCGGAGGAGGAGGCGGTCGGTGACTACGTGACCTCCACCGAGCGGCTGGCCGCCCACGCCGACTACCTCGTCGTCAACGTCTCCTCGCCGAACACCCCCGGCCTGCGCAACCTCCAGGCCACCGAGTCGCTGCGTCCGCTGCTGACCGCCGTACGTGAGGCGGCCGACCGCACGGTGACGGACCGCCGCGTCCCGCTGCTCGTCAAGATCGCCCCCGACCTCGCGGACGAGGACGTCGACGCCGTCGCGGACCTCGCCCTGGAGCTGGGCCTGGACGGCATCATCGCCACCAACACCACCATCGCGCGCGAGGGCCTCGGCCTGACGTCCCCGGCAGAGCTGGTGAAGGAGACCGGCGGGCTGTCCGGCCGCCCCGTCAAGGAGCGCTCCCTGGCGGTCCTGCGCCGCCTCTACGCCCGTGTGGGCGACCGCATCACCCTCGTCGGCGTCGGCGGCATCGAGAACGCGGAGGACGCCTGGCAGCGCATCCTCGCCGGCGCCACCCTCGTCCAGGGCTACAGCGCCTTCATCTACGAGGGTCCCTTCTACGCCCGCGCCATCCACAAGGGCCTCGCCGCGCGCCTCGCGGCGAGCCCCTACGCCACCCTCGCCGAGGCCGTCGGCGCCGAGACGCGAAAGGCCGCTTCATGA
- the pyrF gene encoding orotidine-5'-phosphate decarboxylase has translation MTLQETFGARLRRAMDTRGPLCVGIDPHASLLTAWGLNDDVDGLERFTRTTVEALADRVAVLKPQSAFFERFGSRGIAVLEKAVAEARAAGALVLMDAKRGDIGSTMGAYAETYLRKDSPLFSDAVTVSPYLGFGSLRPALDQAVLSGCGVFVLALTSNPEGAEVQRSTAAGGKSLAQVMLDHMAAENADAQPLGPVGAVVGATLGDAGVDLDINGPLLAPGIGAQGATPADLPGVFGAAVRNVVPSVSRGVLKHGPDAAGLRDAAARFADEIRAAVASV, from the coding sequence ATGACCCTCCAGGAAACCTTCGGCGCACGCCTCCGCAGGGCCATGGACACCCGCGGACCGCTGTGTGTCGGCATCGACCCGCACGCCTCGCTGCTCACCGCGTGGGGGCTGAACGACGACGTCGACGGCCTCGAGCGGTTCACCCGGACCACCGTCGAGGCACTGGCCGACCGGGTCGCCGTCCTGAAGCCGCAGTCCGCGTTCTTCGAGCGCTTCGGCTCGCGCGGCATCGCCGTGCTGGAGAAGGCCGTGGCGGAGGCGCGCGCCGCCGGTGCGCTGGTCCTGATGGACGCCAAGCGGGGCGACATCGGCTCGACCATGGGCGCGTACGCGGAGACGTACCTGCGCAAGGACTCCCCGCTGTTCTCCGACGCGGTCACCGTCTCCCCGTACCTGGGCTTCGGATCGCTGCGCCCGGCCCTGGACCAGGCCGTGCTGAGCGGCTGCGGAGTCTTCGTGCTGGCGCTCACCTCCAACCCGGAGGGAGCGGAGGTGCAGCGCTCGACCGCGGCCGGCGGGAAGTCGCTGGCCCAGGTGATGCTCGACCACATGGCCGCGGAGAACGCCGATGCGCAGCCCCTGGGCCCGGTGGGCGCGGTCGTCGGTGCGACGCTCGGCGACGCGGGCGTGGACCTCGACATCAACGGGCCGCTGCTCGCCCCGGGCATCGGCGCGCAGGGCGCGACACCGGCCGACCTTCCCGGGGTCTTCGGCGCGGCCGTCCGCAACGTGGTGCCGAGCGTGAGCCGCGGCGTCCTCAAGCACGGGCCGGACGCGGCGGGACTGCGCGACGCGGCCGCTCGGTTCGCCGACGAGATCCGCGCTGCGGTCGCCTCGGTGTGA